TGAAGATCGTCACCGGCATCTCGCGGCCGTCGCAGACGGTATTGAAGACCATCTCCGTGCCCTCGGAACGGCCGATCCAGTTGCGCTGCATCTCCTTGAGGGAGTCGGTCCAGTCGAGCTGCTCGAGCGAATCCAGCAGGCGGCCGGCGTAGGCCGACACGCGCAGCTGCCACTGCGTCATCTTCTTCTGCTCCACCGGGAAACCGCCGCGCACGCTGAGGCCGTCCTTGACTTCGTCGTTGGCCAGCACCGTGCCGAGGCCCTCGCACCAGTTGACGGAGGTCTCGCCCTGGTAGGCGATGCGGTAGCGCATCAGGATGTCGGACTTCTCCTTGTCGGAAGCGGCCTTCCACTGCGCCGGGGTCACGTCCTCATAGCCCGTGCTCTCGAACCTGGCGATGAGCTCGGAGATCGGGCGCGCCTTGTCCTGCGCGGGATCGTACCAGCTCTCGAACATCTGCAGGAACGCCCACTGGGTCCACTTGTAGAACCCGGGGTCGCAGGTGCGCACCTCACGGTCCCAGTCGTAGGAGAAGCCGATGCGGTCCAGCTGCTCGCGGTAGCGGTTGACGTTCTTGGTCGTGGTCACCTCCGGGTGCTGGCCCGTCTGGATGGCGTACTGCTCGGCCGGGAGGCCGAAGGCGTCGTAGCCCATCGGATGCAGCACGTTGAAGCCCTTCAGGCGCTTGTAGCGCGAGAAGATGTCGCTGGCGATGTAGCCGAGCGGGTGTCCCACGTGCAGTCCGGCGCCGGACGGGTAAGGGAACATGTCCAATACATAGAATTTCGGCTTCGAAGCGTCCTCCGACACCTTGAAGGTCTTGTTCGCGGCCCAGCTGGCCTGCCACTTGCTCTCAATCGATTTGAAATCGTAATCCATACTATCTTTTCTTCTTTCTCTTCTCCAATCGGAATTCGACATAGACCGACATCGCGGTCTTCACTTTCTTGCCCCGGAACATGCCCGGCTTCCAGTCCGGCGACGCGGCGACCACGCGGACGGCTTCGTCGTCCAGGCGCGGGTCCACGCCGCGGGCCACCTTGACATGGCCCACCTTGCCGCGTTCGTCGATGACGAAATCCACGAGCACGCGGCCCTGCACACCCTCGTCGACCGCATCCTGCGGATAGCGGAGATAGGTATAGACCCAGCGCCGCAGGAACTCGGCGGGGTCGCTGGAGCGGAAGAAGGACGGCTTGACGTCGCAGTCGAAGTACGACACGACGCCCTCGCCCACCTCGGGCTCCGCCGTGTGGTCGCGGCGGAAGTCCGGCTTCCGGCCGTTGGTCAGGGCCAGGGCAAAGTTGTACAGGTATTCCAGTTCGCGCTCCATGCCATCGTATTCGATGACGGAGGCGTCGTCACGGTCGGTATTGTATTCGGGGAAAAGCCCGGTGGTGAACAGCACGGACGGGATCTCCCTGTCGTAGAAGATCCGGTTGTCGGAGCTGAAGGGCTCCCGGGTCACGAGCTCCGGGGTGACCGGCTGCAGGGTGGCGTTCACCTGCCTGACCAGGTCGCTCAGGTCGGGGTTGGACGCCGCGAAGGCGTAGAACCCGTTGGAGCCTGTGCCAAGCATGTCGAGGTTGATCATCGCGTCGATGTGATCCGCCCCGGAGAAGGAGCGGTTGAGGAAGTACCAGGCGCCCGCGCCGGACTCCTGCGAGGCGCCGAAGGCGGCGAAGATGACGGTACGCTTGAGCAGCACGCTGTTGTTGGAGAACATCCGGGCCAGCTCCAGGAGCATGGCCAGGCCGGAGGCATTGCCGTTGGCGCCGTAGTAGATGCGCTCGCGCTCCTCTTCCCCCTTCCGGTAGGACATCTTGCCGAGGTTGTCCAGGCGCGCGCCGATCACGATGTAGCGGTCGCGCAGGGCCGGGTCGTATCCGGTGACGCAGCCGAGGACGTTGCGGGAGGTCAGCGTGTCGCCCGCGTCCTGCTTGAGGCCAAAAGGATCGCCGTTGTCCCCGCTGAAGACCTCCACGCCGTAGGAGGCAAGCACCTCCGAGACGTAGAGCGCGGCTTCCCGCTCCCCTTCCGAGCCGGCCCTGCGGCCTTCGCGGGCGGCGGAAGACAGATAGCCGACGTGTTCTTTCAGGGCAGCCACGGCTTCGCTGTCCTCCGCGCCTCCGGTGAACGGCCGGTACTGGGCCGACGCCACCAGGGACAGGGACAGGAGCAACAGGCAGCCAAGGATCCTACGCATGGGCTATTCGTTCTTGAGGATCCAGGCGTCGGCCGGGCAGAAAGGCTCCTGGCGGACTTTCTTGAGCGCGTTGCAGACTTCGGTCAGGCTGTTGGTCGGGCAGACGCCGACCGCCGAGATGCCGTTCTTGAGGGGAATCACCGCAGAGGTGTAGCCGGCCTTCTCCGCGCGGGCCGCCTGGCGGGCGGCGTTGGCGGAGCTGCTGAAGGCGCCGATCATCACGTAGTAGCGGAAGGTCAGCGAAGCGTTGCTGACCCCCATGCGCTCCGAAGTCTTGACGACATCGTCCCCGCTGCGGCGCAGCGAGTCCTCCAGGGCCAGGGAGTCGGTCACCCACTTGCGGATCCGCTCCCGTTCCTGGGCCGCGACCGCCTCGAGCGAATCTTTCTTGCGCTGGACTTCGGCGGCCTGCTGCTCGATCATCTCGCGCTTGGCCGCGAGTTCGTGCGAAGTAGGGCGTCCTGCCAGGGTCCGGATGAAATCACATCCACCCAGCAGACAGACAGATGCGGCTACTGCCGCGATGACAATTGCTTTTCTCATATTTAACTTACAAAAATACAAAAAGTCTTATATTTGCACAATTTTATGAAAACGACCCACTTTCTCCCGCTTCTCTTGTCGCTGGCCTGCACGGCAGTACTGCACGCGCAACAGCCTTCTGCCCAGTGGTTCTCCGATCAATATCAAATCCCGTTCCCGAAAGCGACGCTCAACGCTCCCGACACCGTGAGCGTGGTCGTCATCGGCGACGTGATGATGCACGCCAAGCAGCTCGTACGCAACCACCGCACCTTCATGGAGCGGCTCGCGCCCACCCTGCGCGCGGCGGATTTCGCCGTGGCGAACATGGAATTCCCGCTGGGCGGCGAGCCTTATGCCGGCTACCCGTCCTTCTCCACGCCGGACTATTATGCGTGGTACGCGGGCAAGGATTGCGGGATCGACGTTTTCCTGACGGGCAACAACCATGTCCTCGACCGCGGCTCGCGCGGCCTGCAGCGCACGCTGGACGTCTACGCCAGGATCCGCGACTCGCTCGGCGTCCGCCAGACAGGCGCGGCCCGCGACCCGGAGGAACTGGAAGAGACCTACCCGCTGATGCTCTCGCGCCGCGGGCTGAAGATCGCGCTGGTCAGCTTCACCTACGGGACCAATACGGGCCCGGACGCGGAGTGGCCGAAAGTCTGCTATATGCGGAAGGATGAGGTGGAAGCGGCCATCAAGACGGCGCGCAAGAAGGGGGCGGACTTCGTCGTCGCCCTGCCCCACTGGGGCACGGAATACCAGCTGATCCACGACGCCACGCAGGATTCCTGGGCCAGGTGGCTGGTGTCCAAGGGGGTCGACGTCATCGTGGGAGGCCATCCGCACGTCGTGCAGGACACGACGCACATCAAGGGCGTGCCGGTCATCTATTCCCTCGGCAACGCCATCTCCAACATGAGCATCATCAATTCGCGGCTGGGCCTCGCCGCCACGCTCCGTTTCGTCCACGACCCGGTCACGGGAGAGAAGCGGATGCTGGAGCCGGAACTGAAGTTCCTGTGGTGCACCCTGCCGGAGCGGCTGCTCCCGGACAGCTATGCCAGCCTGTTTGTAAAAGAATGGGCCAGCCGCCGCAGCGACTGGCTCACTCCATCTGATTTCGATAATATGATCGAGACCTGGCAGCGTGTCAAGGACACGTGCGGCATCGAAGATTAATCTTTATTTGCCGAAGCTCTCGTACTTCTCGTACTTGGCCTGGTACTCGGGATCGGTGCGGAAGCGGAAGCAGACGTTCTTGAGGTACTCGGCGATGCTGGCCTTGATATCGTTGTCCTGGCAGATCTCGAAGCCCTTCTCGAACGGCTCGACGCAGCCCTTGTAGCACTTCTCGAACTCGCCGAGGAGCGCGTTGTACTTGGCGTCGTCATACTCGCTGTTGGCCTTCTCGGCAATCTCGACAGCCATGTCATAGAGGAGGACACCCTTGCCGATGTAACCCCACTCGTAGTTCGGGTTGACCTCGATCGCCTTGTCGTAGGCGGCGAGCGCTTCCTCGTTCTGGCCGAGTTTCTTGCGGGCGTTGCCTTCCACATAGAACAGGGAGGCGTTGTTCGGCTCGTTCTTCTGGGCCTCGGAGAAGAGCTCGAAGAGCTGGGCGGTATCCTCACCGCTGTTGAGATAGTAGTTGATCAGGCCGATCAGCAGGCTCTGGCTCTCCGGGAACTTCTGGGAACCCTCGGTCAGGTACTTCTTGGAAGCCTCCTTGTCGCCGAGCTTGTCGGCGATGTCGGCCAGCTTGGCGTAGGACTCGCCGCTTTCGCCATAATAACCATACTTGATGCCTTCCTCGAAGAAGCCCTTGGCGCGCTCCCACTCCTCAGCCTGCCATGCAGTGAAGCCGGCGTTGTAGATGGCGTTGGTGTCCACCTGGCTCAGCGGAGCGGTGGCGAAAGCCTTGGCGGCCTTCTCGAAGAGGACGGAAGCCTCGGAGACCTTGCCCAGGGTATAGGCGGCGTAAGCGTCGTCCGTATACTTGCTGTTGATGGACTCGAGGGCGGTCTTGATATCCTTGGTCTTCTGGCCCTTGGCGTCGAGCTCGGCAGCCTTGGCATAGGCCTCGACAGCCTTGTCGAGCGCGTCGGCGACGACCGGCTGGGAGACTTCGATCACGCGGAGCTGGCCGGCCTGGTCGAAGTAGAGGTTCTTGGTGGCGTAGACACGCTTGGTCATCGGCTGGCCGTTGACCTCGACCTGGGATTCGGAGGTCGGGCGCTCGTTGGCGGAAAGGACCTGGAGCTCCTGGGCGGTCATACCGATCCAGGCGCTGCCCTTCGGGGCCTCATAGGCCTTGACCAGGGCCTCGGCATATTTCAGCCAAGTGGCGGTCTTGGTGTTCTGCTTGGCATTGTCGATGCCAGCCTGGGCCTTCTCAAGGGCCGCTTTCGCAGCGGCAACTTCCTTGGTCTGGGCCTGGGCGCTCACTGCAAGCGTGGCCGCGAGTGCCAGAATTGCTAAAATCTTTTTCATTGGGTTATACGTGTTAAAAAATTAGTTCCTATACTACTCTTCAGTTGCGGTCTGGTCCGCTTCCGGCGCTTCCTCCGGGAGTTCTTCCTCCGCCTTGGCGACCGGTGACACCGCGGCGATCGCATCTCCTTCCCGGATATTGATCAGTCTCACGCCTTGGGTGGCGCGCCCTGCGACCTTGATGTCCGAAACGGACATCCGGATCGTCAGTCCGGCCTTGGTAATGATCATCAGGTCATTCTCCTCGGTTACGTCCTTAATTGCAACAAGCGGGCCAGTCTTGTCCGTGATGTTGATCGTCTTGACGCCCTTGGCGCCGCGGGAGGTCAGGCGGTACTCCTGCGGATCGGAGCGCTTGCCATAGCCGTTCTCACTGACTACCAGGATGGTATGGGATGCGAAGTCCTCCGCCTGCGGGTTGAAGGAGAGGGCGCCGATCACCTCGTCGTCATCGTCGATATTGATGCCGCGGACACCCGATCCGCTACGGCCGATGGCGCGCACTTCCTCTTCGTTGAAGCGGCAGCAGCGGCCCTTGCGGGCGGCGATCATCACCTCGTGGGAGCCGTCGGTCAGCAGCGCGTCGAGGAGCTCGTCGCCCTCGCGGATGCTGATGGCGATGATGCCCTTGTTGCGGCTGCGCTTGTTGGAATATTCGGTCAGGTTGGTCTTCTTGACCACGCCGCGCTTCGTGACCAGGATCACGAAATGATTGTCCGTGTAGTCCGGATTCTCGATGGAACGGACGTTGAGATAGGTGCGGATGCTGTCGGACGGGTCGATGGAGAGCAGGTTCTGCACCGCGCGGCCCTTGGAGGTGCGGGTGCCTTCCGGCAGCTCATAGACCTTGAGCCGGTAGCACATGCCATGGTCGGTGAAGAAGAGCATCGTGGAGTGCATGTTGGCCACGTAGATATGCTCGATGAAGTCTTCGTCGCGCGTGGCGCTGGCCTTCTTGCCCACGCCGCCGCGGGCCTGGGTGCGGAACTCCGTCAGGGCCGTGCGCTTGATGTAGCCGAGGTGGGAGATCGTGATCACGACATCCTCGTCGGCGTAGAAGTCCTCGGGGTTGAATTCGTCGTCGGAGAGGGTGATCTCCGTGCGGCGGGGGTCGCCGTAGCGGGCCTTGAGGTCCATGGACTCCTGCTTGACGATCGCGAGCTGCTCGGCGTCGCTGGCGAGGATCTCGCGGCAGCGGGCGATGAAGCGCTCGAGTTCGTCGTACTCGGCCTGCAGGCGGTCCTTCTCCAGGCCGGTGAGCTGGCGGAGACGCATCTCCACGATGGCGGCTGCCTGGATGTCGTCGAAGCCGAAGGTCGACATCAGGGTCGCCTTGGCGTCGTCGACGCTGCGGGAGGCGCGGATGATGGCGATGATCTCGTCGATGACGTCGATCGCCTTCAGGAGGCCTTCCAAGATGTGCGCGCGCTTCAGGGCCTTGTCCAGGTCGAACTTCGTGCGGCGCACCACCACCTCGTGGCGGAAGTCGACGAAGGTCCGCAGCATGTCCTTGAGGGTCAGCGTTCGGGGACGGCCGCCCACGAGGGCCACGTTGTTGATGGAGAAGCTGCTCTGCAGCGCGGTATACTTGAAGAGCGTGTTGAGCACCACATTGGCGTTGGCGTCCTTCTTGACGACGAACTCGATGCGGATGCCCTCGCGGTTGGTGAGCTCGCGGATGTCGGCGATGCCCTCGATCTTCTTCTCATGCACCATCTCGCTGATGCGGGAGAGCATGTCGGCCTTGTTGACCATGTACGGCACCTCGGTGACGACGATCGTCTCGCGGCCGTTGTCGCCCTCCTCGATCTCGGTCTTGGCGCGGATCACCACGCGGCCGCGGCCGGTGCTGTAGGCATCCACGATGCCCTGGCGGCCCATGATGATGCCGCCGGTCGGGAAGTCCGGGCCCTGGATGTGCTCCATGAGCTCCTCGGTCGTGATGTCGGGATTGTCGATATAGGCGCAGATCGCGTCGCAGACCTCGCCCAGGTTGTGCGGGGCCATGTTGGTGGCCATACCGACGGCGATGCCCGCGGAGCCGTTGAGCAGCAGCAGCGGGAGCTTGGTCGGCAGCACCGTCGGCTCCTGGAGGGAGTCGTCGAAGTTGAGCGTCATGTCGACGGTGTCCTTGTCGATGTCGGCGAGGACGTCCTCGGTCATCTTCTCAAGCTTGGCTTCCGTATATCGCATGGCGGCGACGGGGTCGCCGTCCATCGAGCCGAAGTTGCCTTGGCCGTAGACCAGCGGGTAGCGCTGGTTCCACGGCTGCGCGAGGCGGGCCATGGCGTCGTAGACGCTGGAATCGCCGTGCGGGTGGAACTTACCCAGCACCTCACCGACGATACGGGCGGATTTCTTGGTCTGGCCGCCGAAGTTCAAGCCCAGGCCGTCCATGCCGAAAAGCACGCGGCGCTGTACGGGTTTGAGGCCGTCCCGGGCGTCCGGGAGGGCGCGGGACACGATCACGGACATCGAATAATCGATGTAGGCCGTTCGCATCTCATGGTCGATCTCGACCGGTTCTATAATTCCTGTCACTTCTTCCTGGATTTCTTCAGGATTCTTAACCTCACTGTCCATAAAAATACAATAGTTCGAAACACGCAAATTTAACTAAAAAATCCGATTAATTTGCTATTTTTGCCCATATATTTACCGCGATGGAGATCAAGTTCTCGACAGACCTGCAGACCATCCTCTGCTATGCCCGCGACGAGGCGATGCGCACCGGAAGCTACGGCATCAATGCCGACCACGTCGTGCTGGGGATGCTGCGCCACCGCGACAACGACGCCTGCCGGATACTTGCCGCCTGCGGCATCGATCCGGACGCGCTCAAGGCGACCCTCGACGAGTATCTGTTCGACGCGCAGGCCGTGCCCTGGCCGGACCAGGACCGCATCCGGCCGACGCGCACCGCGGCAGCCCTGCTGGGAGGAGCGGCCTACGAGGCGCTCAAGCAGGGCTTGCACGAAATCTCTTCCACCCACCTGCTGCTCGCCCTCTCCCGCCACGAGAAGAGCAAGGCGGCCGAGGTGCTCCGCGACCGCCAGCTGGACTACGGACACCTCCTCCCGCTGATGCGCGAGAAGCGCTACGCCTTGCCCGAGCAGGACACGACCCTGCCCCGGATGGAGGACCTGCTGGGGCCGCTCGGCGACCAGCTGACCCGCCTCTACACCGAAGCCCAAGACAAAACAAACATCTACAGCTGATGAAAAATCTGATCACCGCCCTTCTCGTCTTCGCCTGCACCCTGGCGCAGGCGCAGACTCCCGATAAGACCCTCTGCTTCGCCCACCGCGACACCTGCGACCTCCTGCTGGATTTCTATTCCGCCGCCCCCGGCCGCGGACCCTGCGCCGACTCGCTGCGCAAGCCGGTGGTCGTGCACGTCTTCGGCGGCGCCTTCCTTGCCGGCCGGCGCAACCAGCCCGGCGACATGCCCTGGTACCGTGAGCTCGCCGACCGGGGCTACCACGTGGCCGCCATCGACTACCGTCTCGGCCTGAAAGGCCTCAAGCTCAAGCCGGACCTGTCGGCCGTCGGCGCCCTGATGAACGCCATCCAGATGGCGGTGGACGATCTGTTCGCTGCGACCAACTACCTGATCGACAACGCCGAAGCGCTCGGCATCGACCCGGACCGCATCATCGTGAGCGGCTCCTCCGCCGGCGCCATCACGGCCCTGGAGGCCGAATGGGAGATCTGCAACCGCGCCGAGCCGGCCGCCGTACTGCCCGGCTGGTTCAACTACGCGGGCATCCTGTCCTTCTCCGGAGCCATCCTCTCGCTGGACGGCCCGATCCGCTTCCCGCAGAAGCCCTGTCCCATCCTGTTGCACCACGGCACCGCCGACAAGATCGTGCCCTACGGGCGGATCGACATCTTCCGCAAGCACTTCGCGGGCAGCGACGCCCTGGCGAAGAAGCTGGAGGCCGTCGGCGCCAACTTCCAGATCCTGCGCTACAGCGGCAACGGCCACGAAATCGCCAACCTGATGCGGCGCAACCTGCCGGAGGAGCTCCGCTTCCTGGAGGAGAACGTCCTCAAGGGCGTGCACAGGACGATGGACGCCACCCTTTCGGATGGCGCCATCGAAAAGCCCGACTGGGGCAATCTTGAATTTCAGAACATCTACAACGGCGACGTGACGCTCGAGTAGCGTCCGGCCGGACTACTCCGTCAGGCGGCGGAGCGCCAGCTCCACGAGCTGCGCCACGCGCGGCTTGTAGTCGGTGTTGGCGTCCTTGAGGTAGCGGTGTGCGATCGCGCAGCAGACCGTGGCGGCGTTGTGCCCGAGCTGGGCGGCCATGCCGGCGAGGGCGGAGCCTTCCATCTCGAAGTTGGTGATCTTATAGCCGCCGAACTCGAAGGACTCGAAATCCTCGAGCATATTGGGCATCGCCAGGCCCTGGCGCACGACGCGGCCCTGAGGCCCGTAGAAGCCGGAGGCGGAGATGGTCATGCCCTTGACGGTGCAGTCCTGGAACTTGCGGATCATCTTCTCGCCGGCGCGCACGAAGTACGGGTCGGGAAGGTGCCTGTCCCAGTGGACATGCTTCTTGAAGGCCTCCTCGAAGTCGAGGAGCGCGATCTTGTCGCGGTTGGCATACCAGTTCATCAGGCCGTCGCAGCCGACGGAAATATGCGAGAGGATGAAGGCGCCGAGCGGGATCTCCGGCTGGATGGCACCGCAGGTGCCGATGCGCAGGATGTCCAGCGAGCGGTGCTCGGGAAGCTCCTCGCGCGTCTTGAAGTCGACGTTGGCGAGGGCGTCGAGCTCCGTCATCACGATGTCGATGTTGTCCGTGCCGATGCCGGTGGACAGGACCGTGATGCGCTGCCCGTTGAACACTCCCGTGGCCCAGACGAATTCGCGCGAAGCGCCTTCCGCCTCGATGGCGGAGAAGTAGGATTTGACCATGGCGACCCGGCCGGGGTCGCCGACGAGGATCACGTTGTCGGCCAGCTGTTCCGGACGGATGTGGATGTGGAACGCTGAGCCGTCTCCGTTGATGATCAGTTCGGATTCGGGAATTCTCATAATCTTATGCGGTTAGGGGTTATTTCTTTTTGCGTCTGGCGGCGCGCAGGCGGTCGGCGTTGCGCACCATCATCTCGTCCGCCAGGATGCTGCGGGCGGCGAGGAAGTCGAGGATCGCGGCGACGACCGGGAACACGGCCGAGACCTTGAAGGCCGGGTCGTTGCCGCTCGCGATGAAGTCATAGACGAGCCAGCCCTGGAACGCGATCAGGATGATGGCCGACAGGACGGCGGTGCGCATCTGGAAGATGCGGTGCTTCCACGTCGTGGTGGCCATCACCTGCAGGAAAGCGGTGACGATCAGCAGGACCAGGTAGGGCCAGTATTCGGTATAGGTGACGTCTCCTGCCTTGGTGCAGAAGAACAGCGCGGCGACAAGTCCCGTCGCCAGGATCAGATACAGGGTTTGTACTCTTTGCCACATAGTAGTCTAGCGGGAATTGAAGCGGGCCAGGACGGCCTGCTCGTAGGTTTTCGAGATGGGGATGGGATCCACCGAGTCGATGTCGAAGTCGACCTTGTAGCCCTCCTTCTCGGACTTCAGGATCGAGATCTTGCGGATGTTGACGATATACTTGCGGTGGCAGCGGACCAGCTCGCTGTCCGCGAAGCTGTCCTCCACCGTCTTGAGGCGGCAGCGGAGCATGTACTGCTTCATTTCGCCGCCGCTGTCCATATACCAGGCCTTGATGTAGTTGTCGTCCGACTCGATGAAATAGAGGTTGTCCGAGCTGATGGAGAACTTGAGCACACCGTTGTTGTCGAACAGCGTGATCCGCTTGTCGCTGTAGGGGACCGCGGGCTTGTCGCTGACGACGTTGCCGTAGTTCATCAGCCGGATCGTGTTGTCCTTGTCCTGCAGGGCGAAAGCCAGGGAGGACAGGGCGTAGGGCACGCACAGGCAGACGGCCGTGTAGACCGCCGCGCTGAGGAAGACCGCGCCCGAGTTGCGCAGGTAGGGGTGGATGACCCCGAGCTCCGTGCCTTCGAAGGTGAAGAAGGTGTAGAGCAGGCTCACCGCGACCACTTCGGCGACCACCCAGAGCGAGTAGCCCAGGATGGAGAAACGCTTGAGCGTCCGACAGCGGTGCAGGAGCGCGCGGCTGAGGATGATGATCAGGGCCGAGATGAGGATGAAGGCGAGCGTGTAGAAGAAAGCTTCGCTCGCGCCCAGCTCGAACCAGGCGTTGCTCGAGAAGGGGATGCTGACCAGGATGAACACCAGGGAAAAGAGGGCCGTGTACACTACGGTCGTCCATATCTGGTGCTTCTCCAGAAGATACCTGGGCAGCTGGTCTCCGAGCTTGATCATTCCGTCTGAAAATGCTTGAACCACAAAGATAAGAATATTTTTACTACCTTTGCCCCGTCAATTCTTGAAAACTTATGGATAAAAGAGTAGCTGTGACCGGCCTCGGAGTGCTCTCCTGCGTAGGCAACGACGTCAAAACTTTCTGGGACAATCTCGTGCACGGCGTGTGCGGAATCGACTATATCACTGAATTCCCCACTGAGGACCTCGCCGTGAAAATCGGTGGCATGGTCCGCAATTTCAATCCTGAAGAATACGGGATGGACAAGCCCTTCATCCGCAAGCAGGACCCGTTCACGGTCTTTGCGATGGCCTCCGCCTGGCAGGCGATGAAGGATTCCGGCCTCGTGTCCGGCGAGAACATCGAGCCGGGCCGCCTCGGCACCTATGTCGGCTCCGGCATCGGCGGCTTCGCCACCATCCAGCGCGAGCTGCAGAAGTTCTTCGACGATCCTTCCGGCCAGTGGGTCTCGCCCAACTTCGTGCCGACGATGATCAGCGACATGGCCGGCGGCCAGATCGCCATCAAGTTCGGCGCCCAGGCCTCCTGCATCGACATCGTCACGGCCTGCGCCACCTCCACGCACTCCATCGGCGAGGCGTACCGCGCCATCCGGCACGGCTATGCCGACGCCATCATCGCGGGCGGCACCGACCACTGCACGATCCCTATCGGCATCGCCGGCTTCGCCAATGCCAAGGCGCTCACCCGCGCCACCGACCCCCAGTACGCCTCCCTGCCGTTCAACGCCAACCGCAGCGGCTTCGTGATGGCGGACGGCTCCGCGGTCATGATCCTCGAGGAGCTGGAGCACGCCAAGGCCCGCGGCGCGCACATCTACGCCGAGGTGACCGGCTACGGCAGCACCTGCGACGCCTACCATGCCACGGCGCCGCGCCCGGACGGCACGACCCAGGCCGAGTGCATCCGCCTTGCCCTGGAGCAGTCCGGCTTCGACCCGGACAAGGACAACGTCTATATCAACGCCCACGGCACCGGCACGCTGCTCAACGACGTAGCCGAGACCAAGGCCTACAAGATCGCTATGGGCGACGCCGCCTACAAGGCGCACATCAGCAGCACCAAGTCAATGCACGGCCACATGTTCGGCGCCACCGGCGCCATCGAGGCCGTCGCCACGGTC
The sequence above is a segment of the Bacteroidales bacterium WCE2004 genome. Coding sequences within it:
- a CDS encoding 3-oxoacyl-[acyl-carrier-protein] synthase II, coding for MDKRVAVTGLGVLSCVGNDVKTFWDNLVHGVCGIDYITEFPTEDLAVKIGGMVRNFNPEEYGMDKPFIRKQDPFTVFAMASAWQAMKDSGLVSGENIEPGRLGTYVGSGIGGFATIQRELQKFFDDPSGQWVSPNFVPTMISDMAGGQIAIKFGAQASCIDIVTACATSTHSIGEAYRAIRHGYADAIIAGGTDHCTIPIGIAGFANAKALTRATDPQYASLPFNANRSGFVMADGSAVMILEELEHAKARGAHIYAEVTGYGSTCDAYHATAPRPDGTTQAECIRLALEQSGFDPDKDNVYINAHGTGTLLNDVAETKAYKIAMGDAAYKAHISSTKSMHGHMFGATGAIEAVATVLALQEGIVPPTVHLDAPDPECDLDYTPNVAVKADVNLGLSDSFGFGGHNACLAFRKY
- a CDS encoding transcriptional regulator, LytTR family, with the translated sequence MIKLGDQLPRYLLEKHQIWTTVVYTALFSLVFILVSIPFSSNAWFELGASEAFFYTLAFILISALIIILSRALLHRCRTLKRFSILGYSLWVVAEVVAVSLLYTFFTFEGTELGVIHPYLRNSGAVFLSAAVYTAVCLCVPYALSSLAFALQDKDNTIRLMNYGNVVSDKPAVPYSDKRITLFDNNGVLKFSISSDNLYFIESDDNYIKAWYMDSGGEMKQYMLRCRLKTVEDSFADSELVRCHRKYIVNIRKISILKSEKEGYKVDFDIDSVDPIPISKTYEQAVLARFNSR
- a CDS encoding uridine phosphorylase — protein: MRIPESELIINGDGSAFHIHIRPEQLADNVILVGDPGRVAMVKSYFSAIEAEGASREFVWATGVFNGQRITVLSTGIGTDNIDIVMTELDALANVDFKTREELPEHRSLDILRIGTCGAIQPEIPLGAFILSHISVGCDGLMNWYANRDKIALLDFEEAFKKHVHWDRHLPDPYFVRAGEKMIRKFQDCTVKGMTISASGFYGPQGRVVRQGLAMPNMLEDFESFEFGGYKITNFEMEGSALAGMAAQLGHNAATVCCAIAHRYLKDANTDYKPRVAQLVELALRRLTE